The stretch of DNA TCAATTGAGCAGAAAACCACAGCGCGTTGGAAACCACGGTGATGAGAAAATTGCCGCGAAATTGCATCTCGCGCACGAGCGAATTCCGGGCAAAAATTCGGAGCACTCGATAGTAATGCGGTGTCGCCATGTCGCTGTCTTTCCTCAACCTCAATGCCGCCGTTGAGACGGCCTACTGAATCACGCCGCCACTCAGTTCGTGTAGTCCACACCCGGTTCACCGGCGATGATCTTGCCAATCACCTGGTTACCCACATCTTGCCCGGTCAGCGCCTGCTGAATCACAGCGACGTTTTCCGGCGGGGCGATCACGACATAGCCGATTCCCATATTGAACACGCGAAACATTTCGTCCCGGTCAATAGTTCCCAATTGTTGCAGCCAAGCGAATTCCGGCAACGGTTGCCAGCTGCCACGGTCTATCTCCGCCCGGCAACCCTCGGGAAGAATGCGGGCCACGTTCTCCTGCAACCCACCGCCGGTGTTATGCGCCATGCCATGCACCACGAGCGATTGTTTCAAAACCGCCTGAATGGCCGAGACATACAGCCGAGTCGGTTTCAACAACACCTCGGCGACAGTTGATCCCAATTCGGGGATCGTGTCGTCGATCGACAAGCTGGCTCCCTCGAAGACGACCTTGCGGATCAAGCTGTAGCCGTTCGAGTGAAACCCACTGGAGTCAAGTCCAAGAATCACGTCGCCCGGCTGAATTCTCTGCCCGTCAATCGTGCGGTTTCGTTCGACAACCCCCACCGAAAACCCCGCCATGTCGAAATCGCCGGCGGCATACAGGTCGGGCATAATGGCCGTTTCGCCCCCCAGCAGCGCCGAGCCTGTTTCCACACACGCGTCGCTCACCCCGGAGACCAACTCAGCAATCAATTCGGGTTCGTCTTTACCGAGTGCGAGATAATCCAGGAAAAACAGCGGCTCCGCTCCCAGGCAGAGGCAATCATTCACGCACATCGCAACTAGGTCGATGCCGATCGTATCGTATTTTTTCGCCTGAATAGCGACTTTGATTTTGGTCCCCACACCGTCCGTTCCGGAGACCAACACCGGGTCTTCGTACGGTTGCCCGGGACGATTCAGCCCAAACAGCCCGGCGAATCCCCCCGGCAAATCCAGCACCCGCGGCGTCCGCGTCCGTTGCATCATTTTTGGCAAACGGGCCATGGCTTGCTGGTACAACTCCAGGTCAACACCGGCATCTTTATAAGTCGCTGCGGCCATAATTGGCGATCCACGCTAGGGGAATGGCGGACGAAAACAGGGAATTGCCGCATAATAGCAAACAGCCAACTACCCGGCGACCTTCCGCCCATCGATAAAAAAACTCCCGCACCGGACGTTCGTCCGGGCGGGAGTTTGTGCTGATCGTGATTCGTATTCGTGATCGCTCACGAACAGTGATCAACTATCGTAGTAGAGGGCGAACTCGTGCGGGTGAGGACGCAAGCGGAATTCGTCGATTTCGTTCTCCCGCTTGTAGCTGATCCAGGTTTCGATCAGATCTTCGGTGAAGACATCCCCTTTGGTCAGGAATTCGCTGTCCGCTTCCAACGCGTTGAGCGCCTCTTCGAGCGATGCCGGGGTCGTGTTGGTTTCGGCCAACTCTTCCGGTGTCATTCCATAGATGTCCCGATCGAGCGGATCGCCCGGATCGATCTTGTTTTGGATTCCGTCGATCAGCGCCATCATCATAGCGGTATACATGATGTATCCGTTGGCCGTCGGGTCAGGACAGCGGAATTCCAACCGCTTGGCCTTCGGGTTGGAGGAATACATCGGAATCCGCACAGCTGCTGAGCGGTTCCGCTGCGACATCGCCAACGTCACCGGAGCCTCGAAGCCCGGCACCAACCGCTTGTAGGAGTTGGTCGTCGGAGCGGCAAAGGCCAGAACAGCCCGGCCATGTTTCAGCAAGCCGCCGATCGCGTGCAAGGCCGTTTCGCTCAAGCCGGCGTAACCGTCGCCCGCCATCAGTGATTGCCCGTCTTTCCACAACGACATGTGGGTATGCATACCCGAGCCATTGTCGTCGAAGACCGGTTTGGGCATGAACGTCACTGTCTTGCCATGGTTTTTGGCAACGTTGCGGATGATGTATTTAAACCACATGAACTGGTCCGCCATTTTCAGCAGATCGCAGAATTCCATGTCGATTTCACATTGACCGCCGGTTCCCACTTCGTGGTGATGGGCTTCGACGACAATGCCCAAATCCCGCATCGCATACACCATCTCGCCACGCAGGTCGTGATAGCTGTCGGTCGGGCTGACCGGGAAATACCCGCCTTTATAACTCGGCTTGTACCCCAAGTTCGGTTCTTCGATCCGCGAAGTATTCCAAGCGCCTTCGACCGAGTCGATTTCATAGAAGCCGTGGTTTTGTGCTTGATCGTAACGGACTTCGTCGAAGATGAAGAATTCCGGTTCCGGGCCGACAAAACAGGTATCGGCGATCCCGGTTTGCTTCAGGTAGTCAATCCCTTTGCGAGCGATGCTCCGCGGATCGCGGGCGTATTCTTCTCTGGTGATCGGATCGACAATGTTTGCGATGACGCTCACCGTCGGCCGGGCAAAAAACGGGTCCAGCTTGGCCGTTGCGGCATCGGGGATGGCCAGCATGTCGGATTGATTAATGGCCTTCCAGCCACGAATCGATGAGCCGTCAAAGCCCACGCCGTCTTCAAACGTGCCTTCACTCCAGGTGTCGACGGGATAAGAGCAGTGCTGCCAAGTGCCCAGCAAGTCGGTGAATTTCAGGTCCACCATTTCCGCGCCGTGCTCTTTAGCAAATTCAAAGAACTCTTTGGGGGTCATCGCTTTGGTTCTCCTTCAGTGTTTCTTCCAGTTTGTTATCCAAAAATATCCAGGGACGCAGATCGCAACTCTTTACAGATCGTAATCACGATTCGTAAAGAGTCACCAGGGCACACAGTACGCCGCCCTCCG from Symmachiella dynata encodes:
- the purM gene encoding phosphoribosylformylglycinamidine cyclo-ligase encodes the protein MAAATYKDAGVDLELYQQAMARLPKMMQRTRTPRVLDLPGGFAGLFGLNRPGQPYEDPVLVSGTDGVGTKIKVAIQAKKYDTIGIDLVAMCVNDCLCLGAEPLFFLDYLALGKDEPELIAELVSGVSDACVETGSALLGGETAIMPDLYAAGDFDMAGFSVGVVERNRTIDGQRIQPGDVILGLDSSGFHSNGYSLIRKVVFEGASLSIDDTIPELGSTVAEVLLKPTRLYVSAIQAVLKQSLVVHGMAHNTGGGLQENVARILPEGCRAEIDRGSWQPLPEFAWLQQLGTIDRDEMFRVFNMGIGYVVIAPPENVAVIQQALTGQDVGNQVIGKIIAGEPGVDYTN
- the glnA gene encoding type I glutamate--ammonia ligase; its protein translation is MTPKEFFEFAKEHGAEMVDLKFTDLLGTWQHCSYPVDTWSEGTFEDGVGFDGSSIRGWKAINQSDMLAIPDAATAKLDPFFARPTVSVIANIVDPITREEYARDPRSIARKGIDYLKQTGIADTCFVGPEPEFFIFDEVRYDQAQNHGFYEIDSVEGAWNTSRIEEPNLGYKPSYKGGYFPVSPTDSYHDLRGEMVYAMRDLGIVVEAHHHEVGTGGQCEIDMEFCDLLKMADQFMWFKYIIRNVAKNHGKTVTFMPKPVFDDNGSGMHTHMSLWKDGQSLMAGDGYAGLSETALHAIGGLLKHGRAVLAFAAPTTNSYKRLVPGFEAPVTLAMSQRNRSAAVRIPMYSSNPKAKRLEFRCPDPTANGYIMYTAMMMALIDGIQNKIDPGDPLDRDIYGMTPEELAETNTTPASLEEALNALEADSEFLTKGDVFTEDLIETWISYKRENEIDEFRLRPHPHEFALYYDS